The following proteins come from a genomic window of Kocuria palustris:
- the mnmA gene encoding tRNA 2-thiouridine(34) synthase MnmA, producing the protein MRVLAAMSGGVDSAVAAARAVEAGHDVTGVHLALNRMPGTLRTGSRGCCTVEDSNDAWRAAEKLGIPFYVWDFSERFQADVVDDFISEYAAGRTPNPCLRCNEKIKFEALLDKAMALGFDAVCTGHYASVIEVDGRPELHRAAEDAKDQSYVLGVLDEQQLRHCLFPLAPTPSKALVREEAQRRGLSVAAKPDSHDICFIPDGDTRGWLAERVEMRPGAIVDDDGRQLGSHDGALAYTVGQRRGLHLGTPAPDGKPRFVLEIRPKTDEVVVGPREHLAVDEIRGIRLSWAGRPVPEFERFQQDARTSAGRVSEEIEVQVQVRAHGEALPGRARLEDAEDDGQLRTELVLELDEPLSAVAPGQSAVVYQGTRVLGQATIASAQAASRASSPAR; encoded by the coding sequence ATGCGCGTCCTGGCAGCCATGTCCGGGGGAGTGGACTCCGCCGTCGCGGCGGCGCGCGCCGTCGAGGCCGGGCACGACGTCACCGGCGTGCACCTGGCCCTGAACCGCATGCCCGGCACGCTGCGCACCGGTTCGCGCGGGTGCTGCACCGTGGAGGACTCGAACGATGCCTGGCGGGCGGCCGAGAAGCTGGGCATCCCGTTCTACGTGTGGGACTTCTCCGAGCGCTTCCAGGCCGATGTGGTGGACGACTTCATCAGCGAGTACGCCGCCGGGCGCACCCCGAACCCCTGCCTGCGCTGCAATGAGAAGATCAAGTTCGAGGCCCTGCTCGACAAGGCCATGGCACTGGGCTTCGACGCCGTGTGCACCGGCCACTACGCGTCCGTGATCGAGGTCGACGGCCGCCCCGAGCTGCACCGGGCCGCCGAGGACGCGAAGGACCAGTCCTACGTGCTGGGCGTGCTCGACGAGCAGCAGCTGCGCCACTGCCTCTTCCCGCTGGCGCCCACTCCCTCCAAGGCGCTCGTGCGCGAGGAGGCGCAGCGCCGCGGACTGTCGGTGGCCGCCAAGCCGGATTCGCACGACATCTGCTTCATCCCCGACGGCGACACCCGCGGCTGGCTGGCCGAACGGGTCGAGATGCGTCCCGGGGCGATCGTCGACGACGACGGCCGGCAGCTCGGCAGCCACGACGGCGCGCTGGCCTACACCGTCGGCCAGCGCAGGGGCCTGCACCTGGGCACTCCGGCCCCCGACGGCAAGCCCCGCTTCGTCCTGGAGATCCGGCCCAAGACCGACGAGGTCGTGGTGGGCCCGCGGGAGCACCTGGCGGTCGACGAGATCCGGGGCATCCGCCTGTCCTGGGCCGGTCGCCCCGTGCCCGAGTTCGAGCGCTTCCAGCAGGATGCCCGGACCAGCGCGGGCCGGGTCTCCGAGGAAATCGAGGTCCAGGTCCAGGTGCGGGCCCACGGCGAGGCCCTGCCCGGCCGGGCTCGGCTCGAGGACGCCGAGGACGACGGGCAGCTGCGCACCGAGCTGGTGCTCGAGCTCGACGAGCCCCTGAGCGCGGTGGCCCCGGGGCAGTCGGCCGTCGTCTACCAGGGCACCCGCGTGCTCGGGCAGGCCACGATCGCCTCCGCCCAGGCCGCTTCCCGGGCCTCCTCGCCCGCCCGCTGA
- a CDS encoding chorismate mutase, whose amino-acid sequence MSSDDQTASAPRPAESLGTEEVLAQLRAMRGTIDNLDAVLVNVLAERFKATQRVGELKAANDLPAGDPERESQQIERLRRLAQDAELDPEFAQKILSFIISEVIRHHERIAEEHRAGTER is encoded by the coding sequence ATGAGCTCCGACGATCAGACCGCCAGCGCCCCGCGCCCGGCCGAGTCCCTCGGCACCGAAGAGGTCCTCGCCCAGCTGCGGGCCATGCGCGGCACCATCGACAACCTCGACGCCGTGCTCGTCAACGTCCTGGCCGAGCGCTTCAAGGCCACCCAGCGCGTGGGAGAGCTCAAGGCGGCCAACGACCTTCCGGCAGGGGACCCCGAGCGCGAGTCCCAGCAGATCGAGCGGCTGCGCCGTCTGGCCCAGGACGCCGAGCTGGATCCGGAGTTCGCGCAGAAGATCCTCAGCTTCATCATCAGCGAGGTCATCCGCCATCACGAGCGCATCGCGGAGGAGCACCGCGCGGGAACCGAGCGGTGA